In Phaseolus vulgaris cultivar G19833 chromosome 7, P. vulgaris v2.0, whole genome shotgun sequence, the genomic stretch ATTTATCCGAAAGGGAGCAATTGATGTTTCTCCAGCTGATTGTGACCGGTGTGACCTTTCCGGTGGCACCAGCTTCGGAATCGTCAGAACCGTTCTCCAGCGTATCATCGGGGTCGTTTTCCGGCGGGAGAGCAGGGCCGGGAGCGGAGAAGACGCGGACGAGGAAGGAGATGGCGACAGCGATGGCGACCTGGCCGAAGCCACTGCCGCCGAAACCGACGATCATTTGGTGCACTTTTTTCCCGCCAAAACCCGCCATTGTCGTCTCTTCTCTTCCGTCTGAAGTGTGCACTGTGAAACCGAGTGTGAAGTGCGTGTTCTGAACGTCAGAGGTAAAGTATCCCAACGGAATAACGACGTCGTTTTAGTCGCGAAGTGAAGAACAACGGTGACACGTGTCCGCGAAGGGATTAGATAAGGTGCCTAGGAAAAGACAAAATAGCAAGCCAAAAACAATCCAATTAAGAAGAATATGCTATTTTTAAATCAATTCAAcccaaattatttattattaaaaaatcgtTAAAATGctcattaaataaataactttagTAAAATAGGGAATATCAAGTTGCTTCttttttagaaactatttaactttagttttaaaaaactGAGAACAACTTTGTGAGAGTTTAACCTAACAAAAGAAGAATAACTATATCAACGATTATATTTTCTCAAGTTCATAAACGAATGATGATTTTCTTTTAGGGCTGTCAAAATAAATTCTTTAAggtgaaaatatttaaaagtattaCACAAAAAATTAAGGTGAAAGCAACCCTTTAactataaaaaatactaaatatattCGATTACTTgtagttaaaaattaaaaaaagaaaaacatagaaACCAATGAAATTCAATTTATTATGTTAGTCTATCAACATTTTTGTACTACATTGACAATAATCCAGCATCTAGAGTTCCTATAAAAGAAAGTTGATGTCTGAAAGATCCCTTCAATTAATGACAAAATCATTTCCCAAAAATATTAAGAGATGGTAATGATACTTGTTTCTAAATTTTCAGGGACTATTTATAATGAATTGTCTTTTCTTGTTgcaataaaagataaagaattaaattgaataaaaacagtataaaatgtactaaaaaaaactACCTTAACTTGCCTAATGTAAGCATTAGAAAATGGTTATAAAATACATATCCTTCTAAAAAAACACAGCTTATTGTGTTGGACCATTTATACGGTACATTGCCAAATTCCCCATTATTAGGTGAAGAATGGATTAGTTACTTTTTCGACATTTTCTTGCACATAATGTAAAATCTTCTCATAAAAGGTGAAAAGTCGTCTAAAAACTTAAGCATCAGTGATTCTGACATCTAAAAATCCTTGTGTAAGTGTAATGCAGGCCCCTACTTTCTCCTGAAGAAAATCACCAGGTGTTCCAACGTGAATCAAGATAGTCCCACCTAAGCAAAGCATGACTGCAACACAGGAAGTAACAAAATATTCAGTAAGAACATGATAATTCATCTCAGAAACATTCccaaaaaagaaaacaacatgcACACAGGATTAAATTTGCGAAGTTGTCATCTTATAGCAGTAACAAATAATGAATAGGGTTCgtagaaacaaaataaatagtacACATATCTGATCACCTTGATCCATACAATACCAAAATATGCTTGCTACAAAATACTAATGATCCCTACTccctaataaaaaaaacatcttagtcattatatttatttaatttaatatattttacaaaaagATTCTGTAAAACTTGTGTTTGAAATTCATGAAGGGATAAGACGAAAGCACTTTACTCtttcatttcaaatttcaaGAGGGAATCCATTCTCCAACGAAGATGCAGGCATTTGATTATATAACTACATAGCTCACTTCAGGAAGAACACTTTTGCCGTCTATTTATCAGCTTTGAGTCAGTACACTTGCGATTGCCTTCCTAGCCTCTTCGCATAACATGTCAGATTCCTTTCCAATAATGGGTTTATGTATAACCACTTTCACAGAACCAACGTTCACTATACCCTCCTTTCCTGCAGGCATGATTTGACCAGTTCCAATAAGGGTAATAGGTACGAGTGGAGCATTTGTCTTAGCAGCTACACTGAAAGCACCCTTCTGCAAATTCCCCAAAGAAAGTTGCAAAAGAATCGAGTCAGTTCACTGATTTAAGTCTCAGACAGTAAAGATATGtacaaaacagaaaataaaatagttgaaattaatttatttcgAGTTACATTCCATAATCATCATACAAGCCAAATCCTGAGAGTCAATTATGCTTTACTCACCACCACAAACCTAGTGTAGTCACTGCGTTAAATTCCCATGCCCCATTCTAATTTTCATATCCAGTATACTTAACTTTCTGTCAGTATGGGAAAACTGAATACACTCCTGTATTTTTTAAGGTATTATCTTCTTTTACCAAAGGCAtttattaatttcatttcactatcctatttttttattatattattataacaaaTGCTTTCCTTGTATTGTGCTATCTATTGTAATATACAAATTGTCCAGCCGACACCACCTATTGGCTGGAGAGCACATTGGAGCTAACCTTTTTCTCCCAGCTCTtctacttttaattttatttaaaaactatgCAGAGCAAATACACTCTCTTGTTTGATAATAAACTTCATGTTCATTAACAACATTCACGAAACATACTGGTAGGTAGGTATAGGAAAGTATTATCAGTATGTATTATTTCTGTTCTTCCTACGTTTCCATCCATTTACAACTTGTAGCATGTTACCAAAGAAAGACCATTGTTAGTCGCTTAGCTGTCACCATCCTATAGTTGAAacccaaaaaataatttttctttctcttccaGCCTTTTTCCCATTATTCTCTATTTTGCCGCTAATTCAACACTAACTCCTGCAATTCGAGACTTAGTATTTTCTCCTATTTCACACAACCTTCCAGTCAACAACAGTGTCTGCTTCTACTCTTTTaccctttttattttctttgggTGGTTTCTTAATGAGTTTCTCGACCTTTTTAATCGGAGTTGGTCGATGAATTAACTGGCAACTGAATTCAGTGACAAAGCATGCCAAAAAAAACCAGCAATGTGTTGCTTTTACCTCCTTGGCCATGCAATATTTCATGCAGTACAGCTCATTTGAAAGCACATCATTACAGCCATCTTCATTCTGTATTACTCTATAATGCAATGCAAGTTTTGTTATAGTCTACAATTCAGTTCTTATTCTTTTAGGGGTCATCTTACGTTACTATTGCTGGATTAGGTTTGTATTCCTTGCAGTACTCTAGTACTAGACCTATATGATTAATGaaataattagtataaataggtGTAATAAGTTTTTAGGATAGTGATTATAGCACATCTTACAACAAGTGATATATTATATCTTACTCTTATCTTCCCATCCTTACTCTTATCTTCCCTGTCCTTTATTTTTTCGGACAATTGATTAATAACTGTTGTACAGCGGAAGTGGTAAAGAGGGATTACTACCATGGTCACCATGCAATTTATAATAGAGAACTTCTTTCTAATATAAAAATGCTAATACAAAATCAGTTATTTTTCTACCACGTACACTCGTAATAATCAACAAACTTCAAGCCTTTAATGGATCCTTTCCTATCTAACTTGGATCTCAGAGTCCATCAGTTTATTCCTAGATTATAATTATCTATAAACATGGCAATGGTTAATGATTACAAGAATTTTGACACAAACTCACCTTGAATGTGCCTAGTTTTCCATCTTTACTGCGTGTTCCCTCTGGAAAGAAAAAAACAGAGGCTCCTTTCTTTATCAAATCCATGCATCGTTTAAGACAGTCCTATAGATTAAGAAGCAAACAAAACTGTGACTTGAAGGTCATTCATATCTTTTAAGCCAAAGGGGGGAATGAATTCCCAGAAAACAGTACCATCCAAATAAGAACTGGTTAAAATTAAcagcaataacaataatagaGAAAGAATACCAGCTGACTTCGGCTGTCCATGCGCTTCAAAGGAATGACACCCAAAAGAAACATTGCCCACCCAATTATTGGAAAGAGAAATATCCCGGTCTTGCTAATGAACTTGAAGCTTCTTCCTAATGTAAGAAGAGTATATATGTCTAGAAAACTCTGATGATTCGAAACATACACAGCAGGGGTATCTGGGGGTGGCAGATTCTCCATTCCCTCaaattcaattttgaaaaatggTGCTACAGTCAATGCAGCCCACACTTTGGCAACAAAATGATGGAACTTTCTTCGATGGCGATCAAACAGGAGTACCAACGGATGTCCAGCCAACATCAGTACAAAAAGAAATATGGCACTGAAGGCTGTGACAACATAAAAGCAAGCTCCCCTGACTTTAGATTCCACTTTCAGCTCTGCAAGTAAGTGAAGATAAATACTTGACAAAATAAATCAGCATCCCAGTTCAAACACAAATCACACAAAAATCTAACCAAATAGAACGTATTATACATACCAGGTAGCAAATAGCCATCTTCGGCAGACCCAGCTGCAGTAAGTTCAGATCTAACAACTACATCTCTGGGAAATTTATTCTGAACAAGAAATTTAGTACTATCAAACAGCCATGATACATTTTCAAGCTTCTTGGAGATTCCTAGCATGCTACATTGAGGAGCTACAGAGGAAAAGcaagataaataataaataaaacgaCAATCAGTCATTTACCAATTCACTATATACAATCATTACACCCTCAGCCATGTATCAAGAAGAAACAAACAAACTAACAAACAAACACCAGATTAGTAAAGAATCTTTTGAAATGTAAGTTGTTATTAAGAATGCATAATCAGATAGACCCACACACTTACCCTTATGTGAAGTCCACAAAATTGGGTGCTTAAAAGTTGTTGCAGAACGGTGAGAACACAACTGCAACAGGAATGggattcaataaaaaaaaaaactaaaacatgaAACGGAATAGAATGATAAAGAAATACTTACAAGGGTGGAAGAGGATCCCGCGAAGAATCTCGCTTCATTGTGGCCTAAAGATGAAAAGATGGGAAAGAAATTAGTAAAAATCGTTGTGGGGAGTTAgagaaagaaataagaagaagaaaaaaatgactAACCTAGGTAAAGACGATGGTGGATTGGAGAAGGGGAAGAGAGAAAAGTGATTTCCATGGCATCGAAATTGATTTAGGGTTTGAATTGTGCTTTTTCGAATTTGTAGTCGTAAATTTCAAAGTATCATATCGTTCAAATCAATCACCGGTATCTTTTGTTTCTTGGCAGAATTCAGTTCAGGAAGTATATCACATTAGCTTTAATAATTCTTTTGTATTATCCTTTTATGCCAATTTTTGTTTTGGCTCAATTATAAACTatagaattattattttatatttaaaaaatatttttttattccactcttcttcatcttcatcttcatcttcatcttcttttttCCATGTCCATTTCTTCTCTTTTCCACCATACTCAATCTCTTCTTCTctctttcctttttcatttaaatgaatttgactttgtttaaaatgaaaaacatccataatattttagaaagcaactaattgattttaaaaaatgttgttgaACAAGGTAATATTTCTAGATTAAGTTGGTTTAATAAACATTTCCCACGAAATTATCATAGACAGCTCAATCTCTTCTTCAAAAtcaaacttaaataaatttatacacaaatttaaaaaatttaatacaacTAGTTAATCAAATGTGATATCTGAGAAACTCTTCTATACTTACTAATGGAAAAATATTCAGCTTATAAAGATGTGTCTTCTAAAACCAAAACTATATCGTGAAGTAATTATCTAAAagtacattataaaaaaaactggaATCTTTgtgaaattatttataattagtcaactataattataattaagttTGTGTATGTGTTACACTATTGTATGAACATTGATTATTAAAACAATAGTATGTTAATTAGTTATTTGTAGAGTTTAAAATTGGTTAGTTTAAAAAAGAGAGTGAAATAAATAGTGTACTATACATTACCGATCACgcaattgaaaattaaaaaataataatccatcatattttgataaatttattatttaagaaattatattaacataatcaatattataaaatgtttgcCTAATACAAGAATTAACTTCATTAGATTTATTAACATATGGACGTCATTATGACCACAAGTCGGTTGGACAACATCGTTAGGATCAATTATCGGAGGTCGGTGTTTTATTTTTGTCCTGAAAATGCACTTCAAAGAATGAAGGGAAGAGAAATATATAAACTCTTCTTAATCTCGATTCCTAAATGATGTAAAACTATATTATCATATTATGAAACaatacatatttaataatatttattatttcaattataaaataCGGAATTTTAACTTAAGTCTTAAAAGTATACAATtgaaaatctaaaatcaatTAGAGCACGATAAACGACCTATACactaaaaaataagaaaaatattaatattattttatacaaaaaattatttcaactatactaatttgactaaaataaaaattatttgctAAAAAGTCAaccaaatataattttttctatccgaataaaaaaaagtttagagcctagatacAAAATGTTACTTTCAATTGATAGTTTCAttcttttgaaatgttttataaatttaataagatATAAACAGTTTTTTCTAAACACAAGTTACATAAATCAGGCAtttaataatgtaattaattataacGTCAATTGGTACACTAACTAGCACAATAATTGCGTAAACAcgcaataaaatatttaaatcaaaatgTGTATTTGGGTTggattgttttaaaaaatatatatgttttatttgaACATATTTTAAAGGAAAGATTCTGAAGAAAACCTTATAAGTATTTAATATTCAAAAGttaatcataaaataattaaaaaataccaGTTTTacattctttttattaaaagcCAATACAGATTTATACACTCGTAATCTCAACCCTCCAcatcaaacaaaatttaaatgtaaaaaaCTCCTTagatattttttacaaaaattaatcattatttcCAAAATAGATATCTATATTGATAGAATAATAAATAtgcattttaaatatatttttaattcatgtaAATTtaggaaattttaatttttagttcttattaaaattcattttggGTGAATAAggttttttatattctttaacAACTTATATCTTTAAGGACACCGTTCTAGCTAACATTTACTAATATTTAcagtataatattttatattttaaaaaatatatccttcaaataacttttatttattatgaaaataaataataaaatgtcattttaattataGTACTTCCACTTTAAGCTATTTTTATAGATAACTATTAAAACTTGAATACATTAAGATAAAATCATATAATTATCtttcattttaaaatcttatatacattttttaagatataaaaagtag encodes the following:
- the LOC137829995 gene encoding 1-acyl-sn-glycerol-3-phosphate acyltransferase BAT2, chloroplastic, with protein sequence MEITFLSSPSPIHHRLYLGHNEARFFAGSSSTLLCSHRSATTFKHPILWTSHKAPQCSMLGISKKLENVSWLFDSTKFLVQNKFPRDVVVRSELTAAGSAEDGYLLPELKVESKVRGACFYVVTAFSAIFLFVLMLAGHPLVLLFDRHRRKFHHFVAKVWAALTVAPFFKIEFEGMENLPPPDTPAVYVSNHQSFLDIYTLLTLGRSFKFISKTGIFLFPIIGWAMFLLGVIPLKRMDSRSQLDCLKRCMDLIKKGASVFFFPEGTRSKDGKLGTFKKGAFSVAAKTNAPLVPITLIGTGQIMPAGKEGIVNVGSVKVVIHKPIIGKESDMLCEEARKAIASVLTQS